The following proteins come from a genomic window of Acanthopagrus latus isolate v.2019 chromosome 5, fAcaLat1.1, whole genome shotgun sequence:
- the LOC119020245 gene encoding arrestin domain-containing protein 3-like gives MFEQKIKFLNINLNALNERCTFSSGDLLTGNISFELSKETTVTSITMAVKGKAHVHWSSGSGRNRRNYTANLDFFKLQGVIVRGNSAAGGTKLQAGTHVYPFTCQLPQGDFPTSFHGVHGQIVYTLTVSIHRPWHLSKDIVTELSFLNRIDINQPVLSAPLSGRNSMTVCFLWCASGPITVTASSEKKAFTPGETAKIICDFSNASSRLATPKLKLKQKQGFYTHNRVSRRIYFKTLNSSIGQPISPHTTDVHTEFMLTIPSSASLTISNCDILEVEYFIEVSLKVSYSFEVTVMIPIILCDTPVDPQPPQYSSINVCI, from the exons ATGTTCGAGCAAAAGATCAAGTTCCTCAACATCAATCTGAACGCTCTGAACGAGAGGTGCACTTTCTCCAGTGGTGATCTGCTAACAGGAAACATCTCCTTCGAGCTCTCAAAGGAGACCACCGTTACTTCCATAACGATGGCAGTGAAAGGAAAGGCGCACGTGCACTGGTCCTCTGGTTCAGGGCGAAACCGGAGGAACTACACAGCAAATCTGGACTTCTTTAAATTACAAGGCGTCATCGTGCGAGGAAACAGCG CTGCTGGTGGGACGAAGCTTCAAGCTGGCACGCATGTGTATCCCTTCACATGTCAGCTCCCGCAGGG AGACTTCCCAACATCCTTCCATGGGGTTCATGGGCAGATAGTGTACACCTTGACAGTCAGCATCCACAGACCCTGGCATCTGTCCAAGGACATTGTGACCGAGCTCAGCTTCTTGAACCGCATTGATATCAACCAGCCGGTGCTGTCG gcTCCTCTCTCGGGCAGGAACAGTATGACAGTGTGCTTCCTGTGGTGTGCCTCAGGTCCCATCACAGTTACAGCCAGCTCAGAGAAAAAAGCCTTCACCCCTG GTGAAACTGCAAAAATAATTTGCGACTTCAGCAATGCTTCGTCTCGACTGGCTACCCCAAAGTTAAAACTGAAGCAGAAACAGGGCTTCTACACCCACAACAGGGTCAGCAGGAGGATTTATTTCAAAACCTTGAATTCCTCGATCGGTCAGCCCATCAGCCCTCACACCACTGACGTGCACACTGAGTTCATGCTCACTATACCCTCGTCTGCATCGCTGACCATCTCTAACTGTGATATCCTGGAGGTCGAATACTTTATTGAG GTGAGCCTCAAAGTGTCGTATTCCTTTGAGGTCACAGTGATGATTCCCATCATCCTGTGCGATACCCCTGTAGACCCTCAGCCCCCACAATATTCATCAATAAATGTGTGCATATAG
- the LOC119018920 gene encoding arrestin domain-containing protein 3-like, with amino-acid sequence MSSSVKSFSVGYNPINKSNIFTSGDCITGQITLEMEKRCTIDSLCIKLKGKAEVKWTEQHGKQSVTYYAKVKYFSIKQFVIEKGKGNTTLGQGCNVYPFTFQIPAQELPSSFKDTYGKIVYTLEANLSRSMRVDSRVKEKFTLSHNWNLNSDPTLMSPQQDITEKKLRLFASGTVSMDANIERTGFHQGEGIKVVASIHNKSSRDIRPKYCLYKKCSYFAKGKRKVQTKDILKEVGDPIPPSAGQTVTRVITIPPDTCVSILNCIILRVEYRLRVYLDVKYASDPEIKFPVVILPALQGPDGEHLPAYPTYGSEGYAVAGSDMPGGTGFFQNQTACGPFAPPPPYETYRTYPRLSDFNEKS; translated from the exons ATGTCGAGTAGTGTCAAAAGCTTTTCAGTGGGATATAATCCCATTAACAAAAGCAATATTTTCACCAGTGGTGATTGTATCACAGGACAAATTACGCTGGAAATGGAGAAAAGATGCACTATAGATTCACTCTGTATAAAGCTGAAAGGAAAAGCAGAGGTCAAGTGGACTGAACAGCATGGAAAACAAAGCGTAACATACTATGCCAAAGTGAAGTACTTCAGTATCAAGCAGTTTGTCATTGAGAAGGGCAAGG GCAATACAACTCTTGGCCAGGGCTGCAATGTGTACCCGTTCACCTTCCAGATCCCTGCACa AGAACTGCCGTCCTCCTTCAAAGACACGTACGGAAAGATCGTGTACACGCTGGAGGCCAACCTGAGCAGGTCGATGAGAGTAGACAGCAGAGTTAAGGAGAAGTTCACCCTCAGTCACAACTGGAACCTGAACAGCGATCCGACACTGATG AGTCCGCAGCAGGACATCACTGAGAAGAAACTGAGGCTCTTCGCGTCAGGAACAGTGAGCATGGATGCAAACATTGAGCGAACGGGCTTCCACCAAG GAGAAGGCATAAAGGTTGTGGCATCTATTCACAACAAGTCGTCTCGTGATATAAGACCCAAGTACTGTTTGTACAAGAAGTGTAGCTACTTTGCGAAGGGGAAGAGGAAAGTCCAAACCAAAGACATCCTGAAGGAGGTGGGCGACCCCATCCCACCTTCTGCAGGTCAGACTGTCACCAGGGTCATCACCATCCCTCCTGACACGTGTGTGTCCATCTTAAACTGCATCATCCTCAGAGTGGAGTACAGACTCAGG GTCTATCTGGATGTCAAGTACGCTTCAGACCCCGAGATCAAGTTCCCCGTGGTCATCCTGCCCGCTTTACAGGGTCCTGACGGGGAACATCTTCCTGCTTATCCAACCTACGGATCTGAAGGCTATGCAGTTGCAGGCTCAGACATGCCGGGAGGAACCGGCTTCTTCCAAAACCAAACAGCCTGTGGCCCTTttgctccacctccaccctatGAGACATACAGGACGTACCCCCGCCTGAGTGATTTCAATGAAAAATCATAG
- the LOC119018921 gene encoding arrestin domain-containing protein 3-like: protein MLSTIKSFSVGYNPINQNNIFTSGDCIAGQITLELAKECEIYSLCVKLKGKAEVSWVEPDGKKSKTYHAKEKYFSIKQVIIEESKGSINSKGCHVYPFTFQIPAQDLPSSFQDTYGKIVYTLEANLSRSMRADSKAKTQFTIRHNERLYSDPSLMSRQQDITEKKLKLFSSGTVSMDANIERTGFHQGEGIKVVASINNKSSRDIKPKYMLYMKISYFAKGKRKLDRKKILKEMGDPIPPSADQTVTRVITIPPDMCVSILNCDILRVEYRLKVYLDVKYAVDPEIKFPVVILPALQGPDGDIPGGTSFLQNPPASGPFATPPPYEAYGMYPVLKDSTEKL, encoded by the exons ATGTTAAGTACCATCAAGAGCTTTTCAGTGGGATATAACCccataaaccaaaacaatattttcaccAGTGGAGATTGCATTGCAGGGCAAATTACACTGGAGCTGGCAAAAGAGTGCGAAATATATTCGCTCTGTGTTAAGCTTAAGGGAAAAGCAGAAGTCAGCTGGGTGGAACcagatgggaaaaaaagcaaaacctACCATGCCAAAGAGAAGTACTTCAGCATCAAGCAAGTTATCATTGAGGAGAGCAAAG GCAGTATCAATAGCAAGGGCTGCCATGTCTACCCGTTCACCTTTCAGATCCCTGCACA AGACCTGCCGTCCTCCTTCCAAGACACATACGGAAAGATCGTGTACACACTGGAGGCCAACCTGAGCAGGTCGATGAGAGCGGACAGCAAAGCTAAGACGCAGTTCACCATCAGACACAATGAGAGGCTGTACAGTGATCCATCACTGATG AGCCGACAGCAGGACATCACTGAGAAGAAACTGAAGCTCTTCTCATCAGGAACAGTGAGCATGGATGCAAATATTGAGCGAACAGGCTTCCACCAAG GAGAAGGCATAAAGGTCGTGGCCTCCATTAACAACAAATCGTCCCGTGACATTAAGCCCAAGTACATGTTGTATATGAAGATTAGTTACTTTGCGAAGGGGAAGAGGAAACTTGATCGCAAAAAAATACTGAAGGAGATGGGCGACCCCATCCCACCTTCTGCAGATCAGACTGTCACCAGGGTCATCACCATCCCTCCTGacatgtgtgtgtccatcttaAACTGTGACATCCTCAGAGTGGAGTACAGACTCAAG GTCTACCTGGATGTCAAGTACGCTGTTGACCCTGAGATCAAGTTCCCCGTGGTCATCCTGCCCGCTTTACAGGGTCCTGATGGGGACATACCAGGAGGAACCAGCTTCCTACAAAACCCACCAGCCTCTGGCCCTTTTGCTACACCTCCACCCTATGAGGCATATGGGATGTACCCCGTATTAAAAGATTCCACTGAAAAATTATAG